Proteins encoded together in one Gemmatimonadota bacterium DH-78 window:
- a CDS encoding succinate dehydrogenase/fumarate reductase iron-sulfur subunit, translating to MRLTLHVWRQASSRDTGRFETFDAPDVSEHMSFLEMLDVVNERITQEGGEPIAFEHDCREGICGSCGMVVNGRPHGPQSLTTACQLHMRSFNDGDEIWIEPWRANSFPVIKDLVVDRSPFDRIIEAGGYISVRTGSAPDGNTFPVPKQFADEAFDAATCIGCGACVAACPNASAMLFTSAKVAHLGLLPQGQTERWDRVLGMVETHDEEGFGNCTNHGACQNACPKGISVDYIARLNRDLVKATLRARPAEAKDA from the coding sequence ATGAGGCTGACTCTTCACGTCTGGCGACAGGCGAGTTCCCGCGACACGGGCCGCTTCGAGACCTTCGACGCACCCGACGTCTCCGAGCACATGTCGTTTCTCGAGATGCTCGACGTGGTCAACGAGCGCATCACGCAGGAGGGCGGCGAGCCGATCGCCTTCGAGCACGACTGTCGTGAGGGCATCTGCGGGTCGTGCGGCATGGTGGTCAACGGACGCCCGCACGGGCCCCAGTCGCTCACCACCGCCTGCCAGCTGCACATGCGCAGCTTCAACGACGGCGACGAGATCTGGATCGAGCCCTGGCGGGCGAACTCCTTTCCGGTGATCAAGGATCTGGTGGTCGACCGCAGCCCCTTCGATCGCATCATCGAAGCCGGCGGCTACATCTCGGTGCGCACCGGGAGCGCCCCCGACGGCAACACCTTTCCGGTGCCGAAGCAGTTCGCCGACGAGGCCTTCGACGCGGCCACCTGCATCGGCTGCGGCGCCTGCGTAGCGGCCTGTCCCAACGCCTCGGCCATGCTCTTCACGAGCGCGAAGGTGGCGCATCTCGGGCTCCTGCCCCAGGGCCAGACGGAGCGATGGGACCGCGTGCTCGGCATGGTCGAGACGCACGACGAGGAGGGCTTCGGCAACTGCACCAACCACGGGGCGTGTCAGAACGCCTGCCCCAAGGGCATCAGTGTCGACTACATCGCGCGCCTCAACCGCGACCTCGTGAAGGCCACCCTCCGCGCCCGTCCGGCGGAGGCGAAGGACGCCTGA
- a CDS encoding fumarate reductase/succinate dehydrogenase flavoprotein subunit has product MELNARIPSGPIEEKWDNHRFEMKLVNPANKRKYDVIIVGSGLAGASAAATMGELGYRVKVFTYHDSPRRAHSIAAQGGINAAKNYQNDGDSVFRLFYDTVKGGDFRSREANVYRLAQISLNIIDQAVAQGVPFAREYGGQLANRSFGGAQVSRTFYARGQTGQQLLLGAYQALERQVAAGTVQVDTRSEMLDLVVIDGVARGIVTRDMLSGEIRSHVADAVVLGTGGYSNVFFLSTNAKACNVTATWRAHRRGAGFANPCYTQIHPTCIPPSGDYQSKLTLMSESLRNDGRIWVPKKEGDNRPASQIPEAERDYYLERLYPSFGNLTPRDIASRRAKEMVDAGHGVGERNNGVFLDFSHAIERLGADAISERYGNLFAMYEKITGEDPYKRPMRIYPAPHYTMGGLWVDYDLMSNVPGLFVIGEANFSDHGANRLGASALMQGLADGYFVVPMTIGNYLARVKPGGVDTSHAAFADVEREAKGRMDRLLSAQGSRTVDSFHIELGRLMWNACGMARSEEGLKDALKRIPELREQFWRDVRVPGSGATLNQSLEKAGRVADFMEFAEVMCWDALTRDESAGAHYRVEHTTDEGEAKRDDENFAHAAVWEFKGVGEDPVRHTEPLDFENVQLSQRSYK; this is encoded by the coding sequence GTGGAACTGAACGCCAGGATCCCCTCGGGACCGATCGAGGAGAAGTGGGACAACCACCGCTTCGAGATGAAGCTGGTGAACCCCGCGAACAAGCGGAAATACGACGTGATCATCGTGGGATCGGGGCTGGCTGGAGCATCGGCCGCCGCCACGATGGGCGAGCTCGGCTACCGGGTGAAGGTGTTCACCTACCACGACTCGCCCCGTCGCGCGCACTCGATCGCAGCCCAGGGGGGGATCAACGCCGCCAAGAACTACCAGAACGACGGCGACAGCGTCTTCCGGCTCTTCTACGACACCGTGAAGGGGGGCGACTTCCGCTCCCGCGAGGCCAACGTGTATCGCCTCGCGCAGATCAGCCTGAACATCATCGACCAGGCGGTTGCGCAGGGGGTGCCCTTCGCTCGGGAGTACGGCGGCCAGCTGGCCAACCGCTCGTTCGGCGGCGCCCAGGTCAGCCGGACGTTCTACGCCCGCGGCCAGACCGGGCAGCAGCTGCTGCTGGGTGCCTACCAGGCCCTCGAGCGCCAGGTCGCGGCGGGCACGGTGCAGGTCGATACGCGCTCGGAGATGCTCGACCTGGTGGTGATCGACGGGGTGGCACGCGGGATCGTCACCCGAGACATGCTTTCGGGCGAGATCCGGTCGCACGTGGCCGACGCGGTGGTGCTCGGCACGGGAGGCTACTCGAACGTCTTCTTCCTGTCGACGAACGCGAAGGCGTGCAACGTCACGGCCACCTGGCGGGCCCATCGCCGCGGGGCCGGCTTCGCCAACCCCTGCTACACGCAGATCCACCCGACCTGCATTCCGCCGTCGGGCGACTACCAGTCGAAGCTCACCCTGATGAGCGAGTCGCTGCGCAACGACGGGCGCATCTGGGTGCCGAAGAAGGAGGGCGACAACCGCCCGGCATCGCAGATTCCGGAGGCGGAGCGCGACTACTACCTCGAGCGTCTCTACCCCTCCTTCGGCAACCTGACGCCCCGCGACATCGCGTCGCGTCGCGCCAAGGAGATGGTGGACGCCGGACATGGAGTCGGCGAGCGCAACAACGGGGTGTTTCTCGACTTCAGTCACGCGATCGAGCGGCTCGGTGCCGATGCGATCAGCGAGCGGTACGGCAACCTCTTCGCCATGTACGAGAAGATCACCGGCGAGGACCCCTACAAGCGCCCCATGCGCATCTACCCGGCGCCCCACTACACGATGGGCGGGCTCTGGGTGGACTACGACCTGATGAGCAACGTGCCGGGGCTCTTCGTGATCGGAGAGGCCAACTTCTCCGACCACGGCGCGAACCGGCTCGGAGCCAGCGCGCTCATGCAGGGGCTCGCCGACGGGTACTTCGTGGTGCCGATGACCATCGGCAACTACCTCGCGCGGGTGAAACCGGGGGGCGTGGACACCAGCCACGCCGCCTTCGCGGACGTCGAGCGCGAGGCGAAGGGGCGCATGGACCGCTTGCTCTCGGCTCAGGGCTCGCGAACCGTCGACTCCTTCCACATCGAGCTCGGGCGCCTGATGTGGAACGCCTGCGGCATGGCGCGTTCCGAGGAGGGGCTCAAGGATGCGCTGAAGCGCATTCCCGAGCTGCGCGAGCAGTTCTGGCGCGACGTGCGGGTGCCCGGGTCGGGCGCCACGCTCAACCAGTCGCTCGAGAAGGCCGGCCGGGTGGCCGACTTCATGGAGTTCGCCGAGGTGATGTGCTGGGATGCACTCACCCGCGACGAGTCGGCCGGCGCGCACTACCGGGTGGAGCACACCACCGACGAGGGCGAGGCGAAGCGCGACGACGAGAACTTCGCCCACGCGGCGGTGTGGGAGTTCAAGGGCGTGGGTGAGGACCCGGTCCGCCACACCGAGCCGCTCGACTTCGAGAACGTCCAGCTCTCCCAGAGGAGCTACAAGTAA